Proteins encoded together in one Juglans regia cultivar Chandler chromosome 9, Walnut 2.0, whole genome shotgun sequence window:
- the LOC108997455 gene encoding uncharacterized protein LOC108997455, giving the protein MLSSACSNCLSHRPFLLPSITRIWVSNRPGTFSQSTPNFRSFRSHSDLLKTKLKISCFRHEDFASETPKTEFLEHYLPEETVKTENDKSYACKRDWASNLREAANAMFGVIGSRWTVPWTAETILKVMLLWIAAFWFIGSWMIPFAAHIAGFNKDSLTFRGQALLSLITDVTEGIAGIAILHRCLSRFRPLPPDWFRFNLRGNWHIDVILGCFMFPLVNRLSQLNLNLLPLLPSTPATLSSVEQSILARDPVAMGLYAVVVSICAPVWEEIVFRGFLLPSLTKYMPVWCAVLVSSVVFALAHFNVQRMLPLIFLGVVMGVIFTRSRNLLPSMLLHSLWNGFVFLDLMK; this is encoded by the exons ATGTTGAGCTCCGCTTGCTCTAACTGTCTGAGTCACCGCCCCTTCCTTCTTCCCTCTATCACTCGGATTTGGGTTTCGAACCGACCAGGCACTTTTTCTCAAAGTACCCCGAATTTCCGGAGCTTTCGATCTCATTCGGACCTCTTAAAGACC aaattgaaaatatcatgCTTTAGGCACGAGGATTTTGCCTCAGAAACCCCAAAGACCGAATTTCTTGAACATTATCTGCCTGAGGAAACGGTGAAGACTGAAAATGACAAGTCATATGCCTGTAAAAGAGATTGGGCATCGAACCTTCGAGAG GCTGCAAATGCAATGTTCGGGGTGATTGGGAGCAGATGGACTGTACCCTGGACAGCAGAGACCATATTGAAGGTTATGCTTCTTTGGATTGCTGCATTTTGGTTTATAGGCTCATGGATGATTCCATTTGCAGCCCACATTGCGGGTTTCAATAAGGACTCTCTGACATTTAGAGGTCAAGCCTTATTGAGCCTCATAACTGATGTAACTGAAGGCATTGCTGGAATTGCAATCCTTCATCGCTGCCTTTCTAGGTTTCGTCCTCTTCCACCCGATTGGTTTAGGTTTAACCTTAGAGGGAACTGGCATATTGATGTGATTCTGGGGTGCTTCATGTTTCCACTGGTTAATCGGCTTTCACAGTTAAACCTTAACCTATTGCCTCTTTTGCCTTCTACACCTGCCACTCTCTCAAGCGTTGAGCAGTCAATTTTGGCTCGAGATCCTGTGGCGATGGGATTGTATGCTGTAGTAGTGTCAATTTGTGCTCCTGTCTGGGAGGAAATAGTCTTTCGtggttttcttcttccttccttgaCAAAGTACATGCCTGTATGGTGTGCAGTACTGGTGAGCTCGGTCGTCTTTGCTCTAGCACATTTTAATGTACAGAGGATGCTACCGCTTATTTTTCTTGGAGTGGTAATGGGTGTTATTTTTACACGGTCGAGGAATCTCTTACCATCAATGCTCTTGCATAGCCTCTGGAACGGATTTGTGTTCTTGGATTTGATGAAGTAA